From the genome of Leptolyngbya sp. FACHB-261, one region includes:
- a CDS encoding CocE/NonD family hydrolase has translation MPIQFGEPGLTVERDVAIPMRDGVNLQADIYRPQVSDPLPVLLMRLPYGRAIASTVTYAHPAWYARQGYTVVIQSVRGTDRSGGDFYPFAAEYDDGYDSVKWCAQDLPGSNGRVGMYGFSYQGVTQFQAAVEQPPGLITICPAMATADFYHGWYYFGGALALDFALPWGLQLAQNKAWFQGIEPQATDWQKAQAQIGSWLDSTPLNQFPLLKSSELGSSELGQHYFDWVNNPQADAAYWQQLNPLSRFEHYNLPALHIAGWADLFIEATLNTYTQAQQATTQPQKLIVGPWRHLPWLRRVGEVDYGSAAVAQIDRTQVRWFDYWLKGEANGILEESPVQSFLMGENRWLDLSQWPPEITSTRIYLHSNGMAHGPDGDGVLSTEPPTDQPPDFYIYDPRIPNPSTAYGPYDQRSVHQRTDLVSYCSARLDYTLPIAGTPVFELYAATSVPDTDWVVKLMDVDENGSSLLITCGVLRARYRHSWSVPEWVPADQVQRYRIKLRPTCHSFAPGHHMQITIASAAFPLIDRNANTKVWPHEARVKDFQMATQQIHHSPEFPSCLHLPMLVS, from the coding sequence GCCCATTCAATTTGGTGAGCCTGGACTAACGGTTGAGCGCGACGTGGCCATCCCCATGCGCGATGGCGTCAACTTGCAGGCCGACATCTACCGACCGCAGGTGTCCGACCCCTTGCCAGTGCTGCTCATGCGCCTGCCCTATGGTCGCGCCATTGCTTCCACCGTCACCTACGCCCACCCCGCCTGGTACGCCCGCCAGGGCTACACGGTCGTAATCCAATCTGTGCGCGGCACCGACCGATCCGGCGGCGACTTTTACCCATTTGCTGCCGAATATGACGACGGCTACGACAGCGTGAAGTGGTGCGCTCAAGACCTGCCCGGTTCCAATGGGCGTGTGGGCATGTATGGCTTCTCCTACCAGGGCGTCACCCAGTTTCAGGCTGCCGTCGAGCAACCCCCAGGCTTGATCACGATTTGCCCCGCAATGGCCACCGCCGACTTTTACCATGGCTGGTACTACTTCGGCGGGGCCTTAGCCCTGGACTTTGCGCTGCCCTGGGGCTTGCAACTAGCCCAGAACAAAGCCTGGTTCCAGGGCATCGAACCCCAAGCAACCGATTGGCAAAAAGCTCAAGCCCAGATTGGCAGTTGGCTCGACAGCACCCCGCTTAACCAGTTCCCGCTCCTCAAAAGCAGCGAACTAGGGAGTAGTGAACTAGGGCAACACTATTTCGACTGGGTTAACAACCCGCAAGCCGATGCCGCCTACTGGCAGCAACTTAATCCCCTCTCGCGCTTCGAGCACTACAACCTGCCCGCCCTCCACATTGCTGGCTGGGCTGACTTATTCATCGAAGCCACCCTCAACACCTATACTCAGGCGCAGCAAGCTACTACTCAGCCCCAGAAATTGATCGTGGGGCCCTGGCGACATCTGCCCTGGCTGCGGCGAGTGGGCGAAGTCGATTACGGCTCAGCAGCCGTCGCCCAGATCGACCGAACTCAAGTGCGCTGGTTCGATTACTGGCTCAAAGGCGAAGCCAACGGCATTCTAGAAGAGTCGCCGGTTCAGTCCTTCTTGATGGGCGAGAACCGCTGGCTGGATCTCAGCCAGTGGCCGCCTGAAATCACCTCAACCCGTATCTATCTCCACAGCAACGGCATGGCGCACGGCCCAGATGGCGACGGCGTGCTCTCGACCGAACCGCCCACAGACCAGCCGCCTGACTTCTATATTTATGACCCGCGCATCCCTAACCCGAGCACTGCTTACGGCCCCTACGACCAGCGCAGCGTTCACCAACGCACCGACCTAGTTAGCTATTGCAGCGCTCGCCTGGATTACACTTTACCGATCGCAGGCACACCGGTGTTTGAACTGTATGCAGCCACCAGCGTCCCCGACACCGACTGGGTCGTCAAGCTCATGGACGTGGACGAGAACGGCAGTAGCTTGCTGATCACTTGTGGCGTATTGCGGGCGCGTTACCGTCACTCTTGGTCAGTACCGGAATGGGTGCCTGCCGACCAGGTACAGCGCTACCGCATCAAGTTGCGCCCGACCTGCCACAGCTTCGCCCCAGGGCATCATATGCAAATCACGATTGCCTCAGCTGCCTTCCCGCTAATCGACCGCAACGCCAACACCAAAGTCTGGCCCCACGAGGCACGAGTCAAAGACTTTCAGATGGCTACCCAGCAGATTCATCACAGCCCCGAGTTTCCCTCCTGCCTACACCTGCCGATGCTGGTTAGCTAA
- a CDS encoding acetyltransferase, whose amino-acid sequence MFLQHKESSELVEVVGVTELVNPAQSQVRAKSQSGQEEQDSASFEKSELVFPSGESLPRCWVDPHYKNA is encoded by the coding sequence ATGTTTTTGCAGCACAAAGAATCGTCAGAACTCGTGGAAGTGGTGGGAGTGACAGAACTAGTCAACCCCGCACAATCCCAAGTTCGCGCTAAATCCCAATCCGGTCAGGAAGAACAAGATTCAGCCAGCTTCGAGAAGTCAGAACTCGTGTTTCCTAGTGGCGAAAGTCTGCCCCGTTGTTGGGTTGATCCGCACTACAAAAACGCCTAA
- a CDS encoding 1-acyl-sn-glycerol-3-phosphate acyltransferase, with translation MSHWLQAQPPLSFLPPAFNPWVLRLTCLALPGWLQLRTQVAQIETRNLETLAKLYQEFQTGKVRFLLAFRHPSADDPFSLLYLLNLAVPQAARRFGIPLQPPTHAHFIYDRGIPLWAGQFVTWLYPRLGATPIQRGKVDRTGLRSARDLFMHGRFPLAAAPEGGTNGHGEVVSPLEPGIAQLGLWCVEDLAAAGQQAEVMLVPLGVQYSYVNPPWAAIDRLLSQMEADCGLSVVPSPPSQEDQTRRVRLLRLGEHLLRTMEEFYHRFYDQPLPEESSASAPTSDAAFSQRLQTLMNTALRVAEQYFDLPVKGTVIDRCRRLEQAGWDRIFREDFKQPERLPPLVRGLADRVAEEASLRMWHMRLVESFVAVTGNYVQERPTAERVAETALLLWDTLAKIKGNPRPRPRLGRQRVLLTVGTPLSVSERARSMQGRRAAKQVVADLTRDLQTSLESLIVPLS, from the coding sequence ATGAGCCACTGGCTCCAGGCCCAACCACCTCTATCATTTCTGCCACCTGCCTTCAACCCCTGGGTTTTGCGTCTGACTTGCTTGGCCCTACCCGGCTGGCTACAGCTACGAACTCAGGTTGCACAAATCGAAACACGAAACCTGGAAACTCTAGCGAAACTGTACCAGGAGTTCCAAACTGGCAAGGTTCGTTTTTTGTTGGCCTTTCGGCATCCCAGCGCCGATGATCCCTTCAGCTTGTTATATCTACTTAACCTGGCGGTGCCTCAAGCAGCCCGACGGTTTGGCATCCCCTTGCAGCCTCCCACCCACGCCCATTTCATCTATGACCGAGGCATTCCCTTGTGGGCGGGGCAGTTCGTCACCTGGCTCTATCCTCGCCTGGGCGCTACCCCAATCCAACGGGGCAAGGTCGATCGCACAGGCTTGCGCTCAGCCCGCGACTTGTTTATGCATGGGCGCTTTCCCCTAGCCGCCGCTCCAGAAGGCGGAACCAATGGACATGGCGAAGTCGTAAGCCCCTTGGAACCAGGCATTGCCCAATTGGGCTTGTGGTGTGTCGAAGATCTAGCAGCGGCAGGGCAGCAGGCCGAAGTCATGTTGGTGCCGCTGGGCGTTCAGTACAGCTACGTCAACCCACCTTGGGCCGCAATCGACCGACTGCTGAGCCAGATGGAAGCGGATTGTGGTCTGTCTGTGGTGCCGTCGCCGCCTAGCCAGGAAGACCAGACCCGCCGAGTCAGGTTGCTGCGCTTGGGCGAGCACTTGCTGCGCACGATGGAAGAGTTTTACCACCGCTTTTACGACCAGCCATTGCCCGAGGAGTCCTCAGCTTCGGCCCCTACCAGCGATGCAGCCTTTAGCCAACGCTTGCAAACCCTGATGAATACTGCTCTGCGGGTGGCAGAGCAATACTTCGATCTGCCTGTGAAGGGGACTGTGATTGATCGTTGCCGCCGTCTAGAGCAGGCAGGTTGGGATCGAATTTTTCGGGAGGACTTCAAACAGCCCGAACGTTTGCCGCCCTTGGTTCGAGGGCTGGCAGATCGGGTAGCGGAGGAGGCTAGCTTGCGCATGTGGCACATGCGCCTGGTGGAGAGTTTTGTCGCGGTTACCGGCAACTATGTACAGGAGCGCCCAACCGCAGAACGGGTCGCTGAGACCGCGCTGCTCCTTTGGGATACGCTGGCCAAAATCAAGGGCAATCCCCGGCCACGACCGCGCTTGGGACGACAACGGGTACTGCTAACGGTGGGAACCCCCTTGTCGGTGAGTGAACGTGCCCGATCGATGCAGGGTCGTCGGGCTGCCAAGCAGGTAGTAGCTGACCTAACCCGCGATCTACAAACCAGCCTAGAGTCATTGATCGTGCCCCTCAGCTAG
- a CDS encoding TenA family protein: MSVAKILWQENADLARAILEHRFVQGLGDGTLPRPSFENYIGQDAYFLEAFARGYALALAHSPDREGLYAFAELLIGVTNELRLHASYADRWGVELTDITPSEATLAYTDFLLAIAGTRTIGEICAAMTPCMRLYAFLGQQLAEAKPDAQHIYAEWIHTYSDPSFEALAQRLEDLLDRYTNDGPVLRYIYRRAMQLELGFFEYNS; encoded by the coding sequence ATGAGCGTTGCTAAGATTCTGTGGCAGGAGAACGCCGATTTGGCTCGGGCCATCCTGGAGCATCGCTTTGTACAGGGCTTAGGTGATGGCACACTGCCACGGCCTAGCTTTGAAAATTATATTGGTCAAGATGCTTATTTCTTAGAAGCCTTTGCCCGAGGCTATGCCCTAGCTCTAGCTCATAGCCCAGACCGCGAAGGGCTATATGCATTCGCAGAACTGCTGATTGGCGTCACCAATGAGCTTCGCCTCCACGCTAGCTATGCGGACCGTTGGGGTGTAGAACTCACCGACATTACCCCCAGCGAGGCGACTCTCGCCTACACCGACTTTTTGCTGGCGATTGCTGGAACGCGGACCATTGGTGAGATCTGCGCGGCGATGACGCCCTGCATGCGGCTATATGCCTTCTTGGGGCAGCAGTTAGCCGAGGCCAAACCAGACGCGCAGCATATCTATGCAGAATGGATCCACACTTACTCCGATCCCAGCTTTGAGGCTCTGGCGCAGCGACTGGAGGATTTGCTCGACCGTTATACCAATGATGGTCCGGTGCTGCGCTACATCTACCGGCGCGCCATGCAACTAGAGTTGGGCTTCTTTGAGTACAACTCCTAA
- the aroF gene encoding 3-deoxy-7-phosphoheptulonate synthase, which yields MIIVMEADASEQQIAEICAYVQNLGFEPHRSQGVETTIVGIIGDDRRLDANVFRALEGVGQVIPVLKPYKLASRDFQPQDSLVDIGNGVVLGGPEVAVIAGPCSVEGEQAILEAAQAVKQAGAVALRGGAYKPRTSPYGFRGLGEVGLDYLASARVATGLPVVTEVMSPAQVEYACERADVLQIGARNMQNYDLLLEVGRTRKPVMLKRGLSATMNEFLLAAEYILSQGNWQVILCERGIRTFETHTRNTLDLNTVVALKGLTHLPVVVDPSHGTGRRELVLPMARAAVACGADGIIVEAHPIPDASISDAQQAISPAMLAELVKDVKAISQVVRKMAVVA from the coding sequence ATGATTATCGTGATGGAAGCTGATGCTAGCGAACAACAGATTGCCGAGATTTGCGCCTACGTGCAAAATCTCGGCTTCGAACCGCACCGCTCTCAAGGCGTCGAGACAACAATTGTGGGCATTATCGGCGATGACCGCCGCCTAGATGCCAATGTCTTTCGCGCTCTTGAGGGAGTAGGGCAAGTGATTCCCGTACTGAAGCCCTACAAGCTCGCTAGCCGCGACTTCCAACCTCAGGACAGCCTGGTCGATATTGGCAACGGCGTGGTCCTGGGTGGACCTGAAGTAGCGGTGATCGCTGGTCCCTGCTCCGTTGAAGGAGAGCAAGCGATTCTGGAAGCAGCTCAAGCTGTCAAGCAGGCTGGTGCCGTTGCTCTGCGGGGCGGTGCCTACAAACCGCGCACTTCCCCTTACGGATTCCGGGGTTTGGGGGAAGTAGGGCTGGATTATCTGGCGTCAGCCAGAGTTGCTACGGGCTTGCCGGTTGTCACCGAGGTGATGTCGCCTGCTCAGGTTGAGTATGCCTGCGAACGCGCTGATGTCCTGCAAATTGGCGCTCGCAATATGCAGAACTACGATCTGCTGCTGGAAGTAGGCCGCACCCGCAAGCCTGTGATGCTGAAGCGGGGCCTGTCGGCCACGATGAATGAATTTCTGTTGGCAGCAGAGTACATCCTGTCTCAAGGCAACTGGCAGGTGATTCTGTGTGAGCGTGGCATTCGCACCTTTGAAACCCACACGCGCAACACGCTCGACCTCAATACCGTCGTCGCACTGAAGGGACTGACCCACTTGCCAGTCGTCGTTGATCCCAGCCACGGCACCGGCAGACGCGAACTGGTGTTGCCGATGGCGCGTGCTGCGGTGGCCTGTGGCGCAGATGGCATCATCGTAGAAGCTCATCCCATCCCAGATGCCTCCATCAGCGATGCCCAGCAGGCGATTAGCCCAGCGATGCTAGCGGAGCTGGTGAAGGATGTTAAAGCAATTAGCCAGGTCGTACGTAAGATGGCAGTAGTAGCGTAA
- the urtA gene encoding urea ABC transporter substrate-binding protein: MTRQFGRRKFIKYGTIALGSSAFLKACSGTTGSTTGTATPAATEAAATAAGGETIKVGILHSLSGTMAISEKSVVDAEQLAIAEINAAGGVLGKQIEAVVEDGNSDWPTFAEKAKKLIDQDKVATVFGCWTSASRKAVLPVFEEKNHMLWYPVQYEGQECSKNIFYTGAAPNQQIEPAVDWLLKNKGKDFFLVGSDYVFPRTANTIIKAQLEALGGKTVGEDYLPLGNTEVTPIITKIKQALPNGGVIFNSLNGDSNVAFFKQLQGAGLGPDKYPTMSVSIAEEEVKAIGVEYLKGHYAAWNYFQTVDSPSSTKFVEAFKAKYGSDRVVNDPMEAAYIMVYLWKQSVEKAGSADDLEKVRASAIGQTFDAPEGRVTMESNHHLAKFVRLGEVRDDGLFEIVYETKEAVKPIPWNQFVTETKGFACDWSDATKGGKYKI, encoded by the coding sequence ATGACTCGACAGTTTGGTCGGCGCAAGTTTATTAAATACGGCACTATTGCTCTTGGCAGCAGTGCTTTCCTCAAGGCTTGCTCAGGAACCACGGGCAGTACGACGGGTACCGCAACTCCTGCGGCTACTGAAGCCGCAGCTACGGCTGCAGGCGGCGAAACCATTAAGGTTGGCATCTTGCACTCACTAAGCGGCACGATGGCAATCAGTGAAAAAAGTGTGGTCGATGCCGAACAACTTGCAATCGCCGAGATCAATGCCGCTGGTGGCGTTTTAGGTAAGCAAATTGAAGCCGTTGTTGAAGACGGCAACTCTGACTGGCCAACTTTTGCCGAAAAGGCCAAGAAGTTGATCGATCAAGACAAGGTGGCCACGGTGTTTGGTTGCTGGACTTCAGCCAGCCGCAAGGCTGTGCTGCCAGTCTTCGAAGAGAAAAACCACATGCTGTGGTATCCCGTGCAATACGAGGGCCAAGAGTGTTCCAAGAACATTTTCTATACCGGCGCTGCTCCCAACCAGCAAATCGAGCCTGCAGTTGATTGGCTGCTGAAGAATAAGGGCAAAGACTTCTTCCTAGTTGGTTCTGACTACGTTTTTCCCCGCACCGCCAACACAATCATCAAAGCGCAATTAGAAGCGCTAGGTGGTAAGACGGTGGGTGAGGATTACTTACCCTTAGGCAACACGGAAGTAACGCCGATCATCACCAAAATCAAGCAAGCTCTGCCCAATGGCGGCGTGATCTTTAATAGCTTGAATGGAGACAGCAATGTTGCCTTCTTCAAGCAATTGCAGGGTGCTGGCCTGGGACCGGATAAGTATCCCACCATGTCGGTCAGTATTGCCGAAGAAGAAGTGAAGGCCATTGGCGTTGAGTACCTTAAGGGCCACTACGCTGCCTGGAACTACTTCCAAACGGTGGACTCACCTTCCAGTACCAAGTTTGTGGAAGCATTCAAGGCCAAGTACGGCTCCGACCGTGTGGTCAACGACCCGATGGAAGCTGCTTACATCATGGTCTACCTGTGGAAGCAATCAGTTGAGAAAGCCGGTAGTGCTGATGATCTCGAAAAGGTACGCGCCTCAGCCATTGGTCAAACCTTTGATGCGCCCGAGGGCAGAGTGACAATGGAGAGCAACCATCACCTGGCTAAGTTTGTGCGATTGGGTGAAGTCAGAGACGATGGTTTGTTCGAAATCGTTTACGAAACCAAGGAAGCGGTCAAGCCCATTCCCTGGAACCAGTTTGTAACTGAAACTAAGGGTTTTGCTTGCGATTGGTCAGACGCAACTAAGGGTGGCAAATACAAGATCTAA
- a CDS encoding ABC transporter permease subunit, translating into MLQLLDGLFNGVSIGSVLLLAALGLAIVFGLMGVINMAHGELMMLGAYTTFVVQNGFKLLGGPWFELYILFALPLAFIVTALVGLVLEKGVVRYLYGRPLETLLATWGVSLILQQFVRSVNWVLTISIALFCLLFFGGLQLLRTRSNFDQIRNWAIAILLPLSLAIVSLTGVFLSQTYKLAVTRPWFGAQNVDVTAPSWLRGGLPIGAFQLPYARLFIIVLTALCVAGVYLFLLRSPWGLRIRAVTQNRSMSACLGIPTQKVDALTFALGSGLAGVAGCAVSLLGSVGPNTGQNYIVDTFMVVVVGGVGKLVGSVVGAMAIGVASYLIGSGTLALLLAPIQPLADFFTFFATTSMAKVMVFILIVTFLQYRPAGIFPQKGRTVDA; encoded by the coding sequence TTGCTACAGCTTCTAGATGGTCTGTTCAACGGAGTCAGCATTGGCTCTGTTTTGCTATTGGCAGCGCTGGGGCTGGCAATTGTATTTGGGCTGATGGGCGTGATCAATATGGCCCACGGCGAGTTAATGATGTTGGGAGCCTACACTACGTTTGTGGTGCAGAACGGCTTCAAGTTGCTGGGAGGACCTTGGTTCGAGCTCTATATCCTCTTTGCCCTGCCTCTAGCTTTTATAGTCACGGCGCTAGTCGGCCTAGTGCTGGAAAAAGGGGTAGTGCGTTACCTCTACGGACGACCGCTAGAAACCTTATTGGCAACTTGGGGCGTGAGCCTAATTTTGCAGCAGTTTGTGCGTAGTGTGAATTGGGTTTTAACCATCAGCATCGCGCTCTTCTGTTTACTTTTTTTCGGTGGCTTGCAGCTTCTGCGCACTCGCTCTAATTTCGATCAGATCCGTAACTGGGCGATTGCCATACTGCTGCCACTCTCGCTAGCTATTGTTAGCTTGACAGGCGTCTTTCTATCGCAGACTTACAAGCTAGCGGTGACGAGACCCTGGTTTGGAGCTCAAAATGTGGACGTAACAGCACCGAGTTGGCTACGAGGTGGCCTGCCGATTGGTGCTTTTCAACTGCCTTATGCTCGTCTGTTCATTATTGTCTTGACGGCACTTTGCGTTGCCGGAGTTTACCTATTTCTACTGCGTTCGCCTTGGGGCTTACGGATTCGAGCAGTCACCCAAAATCGCAGTATGAGCGCTTGCCTGGGCATCCCAACGCAGAAGGTAGATGCGCTCACCTTTGCTCTTGGATCTGGGCTAGCTGGCGTTGCTGGTTGTGCCGTTAGTCTCTTAGGTTCGGTGGGTCCAAATACGGGCCAGAACTACATCGTGGATACGTTCATGGTGGTCGTGGTCGGTGGAGTTGGCAAGTTGGTGGGCAGTGTAGTGGGGGCCATGGCAATTGGCGTTGCTAGTTATCTCATTGGCTCCGGCACGCTGGCCTTATTGCTGGCACCCATTCAACCCTTGGCTGACTTTTTCACCTTCTTCGCCACAACCAGTATGGCGAAGGTGATGGTGTTTATTCTGATTGTCACTTTCTTGCAATACCGACCTGCGGGCATCTTCCCACAGAAAGGACGAACCGTTGATGCTTAG
- the urtC gene encoding urea ABC transporter permease subunit UrtC — protein sequence MADAAIGRPGVDVAKRRALLLEVGVVALIALALIFIAPALLSGFRMNLLGRFLALAIVALGIDLIWGYTGMLSLGHGVFFALGGYALAMHLKLQIPLDASVQLPEFMTLYGVTELPWFWRPFYSFSFTSLAVFLVPALLAAVLGYLVFRNRIRGVYFSILTQATTIIFFNFFNGQQKLINGTNGLTDFKTLFGAAVSDARSQFIFYTATVLLLIAAYGLCRWLTSGRFGRLLIAIRDDESRVRFSGYDPTGFKVLVFAVSAALAGVAGALYTVQSGIISPKAMDIAFSIEMVIWVAVGGRASLVGAVLGAVLVNYAKSLLSEQFPDVWLFFQGGLFLLVVMVLPNGLVGWLRHQGVGQLQALRSRWKQPLPRSTT from the coding sequence ATGGCTGATGCGGCGATTGGAAGGCCAGGGGTTGATGTTGCTAAACGACGGGCCTTGTTGCTGGAAGTAGGGGTAGTCGCGTTGATCGCGCTGGCACTGATTTTTATCGCACCAGCTCTGCTGTCGGGCTTTCGGATGAACTTGTTGGGGCGATTTTTGGCCCTGGCAATTGTAGCGTTGGGCATCGACCTGATTTGGGGTTATACCGGCATGCTCAGCTTGGGGCATGGCGTGTTTTTTGCCTTGGGTGGTTACGCCCTGGCTATGCACTTAAAGTTGCAAATTCCCCTTGATGCCAGCGTGCAATTGCCGGAGTTCATGACGCTCTATGGTGTGACCGAACTGCCCTGGTTTTGGCGACCGTTTTACTCCTTTAGCTTCACGTCCTTAGCAGTGTTTCTGGTACCCGCATTGCTAGCAGCAGTGCTGGGCTATCTAGTGTTTCGCAATCGCATCCGGGGCGTCTATTTCTCGATTTTGACCCAAGCAACGACGATTATTTTCTTCAATTTCTTCAATGGTCAGCAAAAGCTGATCAATGGCACCAACGGCTTGACCGATTTCAAGACCCTGTTTGGCGCAGCAGTGAGCGATGCACGGTCTCAGTTTATCTTTTACACTGCAACAGTGCTGCTTTTAATCGCTGCTTACGGGCTCTGTCGCTGGTTGACGAGTGGCCGCTTTGGCCGTTTGTTAATTGCGATTCGAGATGATGAGAGCCGAGTGCGGTTTTCGGGCTACGATCCCACTGGTTTTAAGGTCTTAGTCTTTGCTGTCTCAGCAGCCCTAGCAGGAGTTGCAGGAGCCCTGTATACCGTTCAGTCCGGCATCATTTCCCCGAAGGCAATGGACATTGCCTTTTCGATTGAAATGGTGATTTGGGTGGCGGTGGGCGGGCGCGCCAGTCTAGTTGGAGCGGTGCTAGGAGCAGTGCTAGTGAACTATGCCAAGAGCCTGCTGAGCGAGCAATTTCCCGATGTGTGGCTGTTCTTTCAAGGCGGACTATTTTTGCTGGTAGTCATGGTTCTGCCCAATGGTTTGGTGGGCTGGTTGCGGCATCAAGGTGTGGGGCAGCTACAAGCTTTGCGGTCTCGATGGAAACAACCCCTGCCCAGGAGCACGACATGA
- the urtD gene encoding urea ABC transporter ATP-binding protein UrtD: protein MTRILEIENLTVSFDGFKALNHLNFSMETGELRVVIGPNGAGKTTFLDVITGKVKPTEGRVLFKGRSLRSFSEHQIAVHGVGRKFQTPRVYLNLTPRENLELSYNRHKNVFSTLLERPSVTERHKIADLLATIGLTQKADIQAGLLSHGEKQWLEIGMVIAQDPDLLLVDEPVAGLTDEETEKTGELLMSLAGQHSVLVIEHDMVFVRQIARTVTVLHEGSRLCEGTIDDVQNDPQVIAVYLGQPETEHQAERQNELVNEVAG, encoded by the coding sequence ATGACAAGAATTCTAGAAATCGAGAATTTGACAGTTAGTTTTGACGGCTTCAAGGCGCTGAACCATCTAAATTTCAGCATGGAGACGGGCGAGTTGCGGGTGGTCATTGGCCCTAATGGTGCGGGCAAAACCACGTTCTTAGATGTGATTACAGGCAAAGTCAAACCGACTGAAGGACGCGTTTTATTTAAAGGCCGTTCGTTACGCTCATTTTCTGAACATCAAATTGCTGTTCACGGCGTAGGTCGCAAATTCCAAACGCCTCGTGTGTACCTGAATTTAACGCCCCGCGAGAATTTGGAGTTGTCGTACAACCGCCACAAAAACGTATTTTCAACCCTGCTTGAACGACCTTCAGTTACAGAACGCCACAAAATCGCCGACCTGCTCGCCACGATTGGCTTAACCCAAAAAGCGGATATCCAAGCCGGTTTGCTATCTCATGGCGAGAAGCAATGGCTAGAGATTGGCATGGTGATCGCCCAGGATCCCGATTTGCTTCTGGTAGATGAGCCAGTTGCGGGGCTAACCGATGAGGAAACCGAAAAAACTGGCGAGCTACTGATGTCGTTGGCAGGCCAACATTCTGTGTTGGTCATTGAGCATGACATGGTATTCGTGCGTCAGATCGCACGCACCGTTACTGTGTTGCATGAGGGATCCCGGCTTTGCGAAGGCACCATTGATGATGTGCAAAATGACCCTCAAGTGATTGCAGTTTATCTGGGCCAACCCGAAACTGAACATCAAGCCGAGCGCCAGAACGAATTGGTCAATGAGGTGGCAGGCTAA
- the urtE gene encoding urea ABC transporter ATP-binding subunit UrtE, translated as MTQTQRLDPADTTTVSMLEVSNLDVYYGQSHILRNVELVVPQGKMVCLIGRNGVGKTTLLKTVMGLLNPRQGVIRLGGQNITRLRPDQRAKQGIGYVPQGREVIPRLTVFENLLLGLEARSGRGSSTRTVPDEIFELFPVLRTMLGRMGGDLSGGQQQQLAIARALMSSPRLLVLDEPTEGIQPSIILEIESAVRQIIKTHNISVLLVEQHLHFARQADIYYAMQKGAIVASGTTDELSNDVIQRFLAV; from the coding sequence ATGACCCAAACCCAGCGCTTAGACCCAGCCGATACAACCACTGTATCGATGCTAGAGGTTAGTAACCTCGACGTTTATTACGGCCAGAGTCACATTCTTCGCAATGTCGAGTTGGTGGTGCCTCAAGGCAAAATGGTTTGCCTGATCGGGCGCAATGGTGTTGGCAAAACCACCCTGCTCAAAACTGTGATGGGCTTGCTGAATCCACGGCAGGGGGTGATCCGTTTGGGTGGTCAAAACATCACCCGCCTCAGGCCTGATCAACGGGCTAAGCAGGGGATTGGTTATGTCCCGCAGGGACGCGAAGTTATTCCTCGGCTGACAGTGTTTGAGAATTTATTACTGGGTCTGGAAGCCCGGAGCGGTCGAGGGAGCAGCACGAGAACAGTCCCCGATGAGATCTTTGAACTCTTTCCAGTCTTGCGGACCATGTTGGGTCGAATGGGTGGCGATCTGAGCGGTGGGCAGCAGCAGCAACTTGCCATTGCTCGGGCACTAATGTCGTCGCCACGCCTATTGGTGCTCGACGAGCCGACCGAAGGCATTCAACCCTCGATCATTCTGGAAATTGAGTCTGCTGTGCGTCAGATTATCAAAACCCACAATATCTCGGTTTTGCTTGTTGAGCAGCATTTGCATTTTGCGCGTCAGGCCGACATCTATTACGCCATGCAAAAGGGAGCCATCGTCGCATCAGGAACGACCGATGAACTCTCCAATGACGTTATCCAACGTTTTCTGGCGGTTTAA